The Pseudomonas iranensis genome includes a window with the following:
- a CDS encoding ATP-binding protein translates to MLRLFLGLFLVMTVGLVLALQTVEHTFNALLDSQTQDYNREAVRGQAWSLVDHLQGRQGAEREQKLDSLRAHYGLSLSLVEADQLALTPQEKAELARNLLVIRDDYTQFISNIDGGSQLLSIKLPPEPSLMPFYITAAYMMLAVLIGIVLFFWVRPHWRDLEKLRLAAERFGDNDLSVRIQLSRRSNIRDLAEHFNLMAARIEGLIANQRELTNAVSHELRTPIARLSFELDQLKQQPDASQNRELIADMYADLGELEEMVSELLTYASLEHGATVIKRENIHAADWLDSVVGSVALEAEAVGVQLSIAGCQVDTVSIEPRFMARAVINLLRNAIRYAEQRVEVSLQRNGDDYEVRVSDDGPGVPLEGREKIFEPFSRLDASRDRRTGGFGLGLALVRRVSQSHGGQVEVGESVWGGALFRMTWAHLD, encoded by the coding sequence ATGCTGCGCTTGTTCCTCGGCCTGTTTCTGGTGATGACGGTGGGTCTGGTGCTGGCCTTGCAGACGGTTGAGCACACCTTCAACGCCTTGCTCGACAGCCAGACGCAGGATTACAACCGTGAAGCCGTGCGTGGTCAGGCGTGGTCGCTGGTCGATCATCTGCAAGGCCGCCAGGGCGCCGAGCGTGAACAGAAACTCGATTCATTGCGGGCGCACTACGGTCTATCGCTGAGTCTGGTCGAGGCCGATCAACTGGCCCTCACACCGCAGGAAAAAGCTGAGCTCGCGCGGAACCTGTTGGTGATCCGCGACGATTACACGCAGTTCATCAGCAACATCGATGGTGGCTCGCAGTTGCTCAGCATCAAGCTGCCGCCAGAGCCGAGCCTGATGCCGTTCTACATCACCGCGGCTTACATGATGCTCGCGGTGTTGATCGGCATCGTTCTGTTTTTCTGGGTGCGCCCGCACTGGCGCGATCTGGAAAAGCTGCGGCTGGCGGCCGAGCGTTTCGGCGACAACGATCTGTCGGTGCGCATTCAGTTGTCGCGGCGCTCGAACATCCGCGATCTGGCCGAGCACTTCAATCTGATGGCGGCGCGCATCGAGGGCTTGATCGCCAACCAGCGCGAACTGACCAACGCGGTGTCCCACGAATTGCGCACACCGATTGCGCGGCTTTCGTTTGAGCTCGATCAGCTCAAGCAGCAACCCGACGCTAGCCAGAATCGCGAGCTGATCGCCGACATGTATGCCGACCTTGGTGAGCTTGAGGAGATGGTCTCGGAGCTGCTGACCTACGCCAGCCTCGAGCACGGCGCGACGGTGATAAAGCGGGAAAATATTCACGCGGCCGACTGGCTCGACAGTGTCGTCGGCAGTGTGGCGCTTGAGGCCGAAGCAGTGGGCGTGCAGTTGTCGATCGCCGGTTGCCAGGTCGACACGGTAAGCATCGAACCGCGCTTCATGGCGCGGGCGGTGATCAACCTTTTGCGCAATGCCATTCGCTATGCCGAGCAGCGCGTCGAGGTGTCGCTGCAGCGCAATGGTGATGACTATGAAGTGCGGGTCAGCGATGACGGGCCGGGCGTGCCGCTGGAGGGACGGGAGAAAATCTTCGAACCGTTCTCCCGACTGGATGCCAGCCGGGATCGGCGTACTGGCGGTTTCGGGCTGGGCCTGGCGCTGGTGCGGAGGGTGTCGCAGTCCCATGGCGGGCAGGTTGAGGTTGGCGAATCGGTGTGGGGCGGGGCGTTGTTCAGGATGACCTGGGCGCATCTGGACTGA
- a CDS encoding GFA family protein, with translation MHLEGSCHCGEVTFSLDSAHPYPYQRCYCSICSKTQGGGGYAINLGGDATTLKVRGRKNISIYHAKMKADGDNRAHRSSAERHFCSLCGSGLWLFSPEWPELIHPFASAIDTPLPVPPEHTHLMLGSKAPWVEVEAKPKDQQFDVYPEESIAQWHERLGVTR, from the coding sequence ATGCACCTCGAAGGCTCCTGCCATTGCGGCGAAGTCACGTTCAGCCTCGACAGCGCCCATCCTTATCCCTATCAACGCTGCTATTGCTCGATCTGCAGCAAGACCCAGGGCGGTGGCGGTTATGCGATCAACCTTGGCGGCGACGCGACCACTCTCAAGGTTCGCGGGCGCAAAAACATCAGCATTTATCACGCGAAGATGAAAGCTGACGGCGATAACCGCGCCCATCGCAGCAGCGCCGAACGCCACTTCTGTTCGCTGTGCGGCAGCGGTTTGTGGCTGTTCAGCCCGGAGTGGCCAGAGCTGATTCACCCATTCGCCTCGGCGATCGACACGCCACTGCCGGTGCCGCCGGAACACACGCACCTGATGCTTGGCTCGAAAGCGCCGTGGGTTGAGGTCGAGGCGAAGCCGAAGGATCAGCAGTTTGATGTATATCCCGAAGAATCGATCGCCCAGTGGCATGAGCGACTCGGTGTAACTCGCTGA
- a CDS encoding universal stress protein — protein sequence MQAIRSILVVIEPEHAESLALKRAKLIAGVTQAHLHLLVCDKKHDHAGLLSVLKAALLAEGYSVTTEQAWNESLHETIIDVQQAEGCGLVIKQHFPDSSLKKALLTPADWKLLRHCPTPVLLVKTAGSWKDKVILAAVDVGNADGEHRHLHSTIIDHGYDIASLAKAHLHVITAHPSPMLSAADPTFQLKSTIEAKYREQCRAFQAEFDVDDENLHIEEGPADVLIPFMAHKLQAAVTVIGTVARSGLSGALIGNTAEAVLDTLESDVLVLKPQEVEDHLVELTAKH from the coding sequence ATGCAAGCCATTCGCAGCATTCTGGTGGTCATCGAACCTGAACATGCAGAAAGCCTGGCGCTCAAGCGCGCCAAGCTGATCGCCGGTGTCACCCAGGCCCACCTGCATCTATTGGTGTGCGACAAGAAGCATGACCACGCCGGCCTGCTCAGCGTGCTCAAGGCGGCATTGCTCGCCGAAGGGTACAGCGTGACCACCGAACAGGCGTGGAACGAGAGCCTGCACGAAACCATCATTGATGTGCAGCAGGCCGAAGGTTGCGGTCTGGTGATCAAACAGCACTTCCCCGACAGCTCGCTGAAAAAGGCCCTGCTGACCCCGGCCGACTGGAAGCTTCTGCGCCACTGCCCTACCCCGGTGTTGCTGGTTAAAACCGCCGGTTCGTGGAAGGACAAAGTGATCCTGGCTGCGGTCGATGTCGGCAATGCCGACGGTGAGCATCGGCATTTGCACAGCACCATCATTGATCACGGTTATGACATCGCCAGTCTGGCCAAAGCGCACCTGCATGTGATTACCGCGCATCCGTCGCCGATGCTCTCGGCGGCAGACCCGACGTTTCAGCTGAAATCGACCATAGAAGCCAAATACCGCGAGCAGTGTCGAGCGTTTCAGGCGGAGTTCGATGTCGATGACGAGAACTTGCACATCGAGGAAGGCCCGGCGGATGTGTTGATCCCGTTCATGGCGCACAAGCTGCAGGCGGCGGTGACGGTGATTGGCACGGTGGCGCGCAGTGGTCTGTCAGGCGCGTTGATCGGCAATACCGCTGAAGCGGTGCTGGATACGCTGGAAAGCGATGTCCTGGTGCTCAAGCCGCAGGAGGTTGAGGATCATCTGGTGGAACTGACGGCAAAACACTGA
- the cynR gene encoding transcriptional regulator CynR yields MLLRHLRYLLAVADHGGFTRAAEALHVSQPTLSQQIRQLEENLGVTLFDRTSRTVKPTDAGAAYIECARRVLVELGAGQRALHDVKDLSRGTLRLAMTPTFMAYLVGPLVRDYGARFPGIHLEIFELSMDDIEAGLADDSLDVAIAFTPVRNADIECIPAFTETLGIMVGPGHPLYDSRSVLTPVEVASLDFALLAPGFITRLLVDEYFREHGITPHVRIEVNSVSTLLEVVRHAPLATMLPEAIASEDRALRRLRVEGEAPQRGAALLRRRNNYHSAAALAFVELVLGMKSPSP; encoded by the coding sequence ATGCTGTTGCGACATTTGCGTTATTTGCTCGCCGTTGCCGATCACGGAGGCTTCACCCGAGCTGCCGAAGCGCTGCATGTATCGCAGCCGACGCTGTCGCAGCAGATTCGTCAATTGGAAGAAAACCTCGGTGTGACTCTCTTTGATCGCACCTCACGCACGGTGAAGCCGACGGATGCCGGAGCGGCTTACATCGAATGCGCGCGGCGCGTGCTGGTGGAGCTGGGGGCCGGGCAGCGCGCCTTGCACGACGTGAAGGACTTGTCCCGCGGCACGCTACGCCTGGCGATGACGCCGACGTTCATGGCGTATCTGGTCGGGCCACTGGTGCGCGACTACGGGGCACGGTTTCCCGGGATTCATCTGGAGATCTTCGAGTTGTCGATGGACGACATCGAGGCCGGGCTGGCGGATGACTCGCTGGATGTCGCGATCGCGTTTACCCCGGTGCGCAATGCCGATATCGAATGCATACCGGCGTTTACCGAGACGCTGGGGATCATGGTCGGGCCTGGGCATCCGCTCTATGACAGCCGTTCGGTGTTGACGCCGGTGGAGGTTGCTTCACTGGATTTCGCCTTGCTGGCGCCGGGCTTCATTACGCGGTTATTGGTGGATGAGTATTTCCGTGAGCACGGGATTACGCCGCATGTGCGGATTGAAGTGAATTCGGTGAGTACGTTGCTGGAAGTGGTGCGGCATGCGCCGCTGGCGACCATGCTGCCCGAGGCGATTGCCAGCGAAGACCGCGCGTTGCGCCGCTTGCGGGTCGAAGGGGAGGCGCCACAGCGTGGCGCGGCGTTGTTGCGGCGCAGGAATAATTACCATAGTGCGGCGGCGTTGGCGTTTGTGGAGCTGGTGCTCGGCATGAAAAGCCCCTCACCCTAA
- a CDS encoding tRNA-(ms[2]io[6]A)-hydroxylase, whose protein sequence is MILPEIHEFLGCRTPDAWVLAALADQETLLIDHKNCEFKAASTALSLIAKYHAHVDLINMMSRLAREELVHHEQVMRIMKRRKIELRQLHAGRYASGLRKVVRSHEPVKLVDTLVVGAFIEARSCERFEALVPHLDEELGKFYFGLLKSEARHFQGYLKLAYQYGDAKDVAQVIDRVRAVEQELIESPDEEFRFHSGVPA, encoded by the coding sequence ATGATCCTTCCCGAAATCCACGAATTCCTTGGCTGCCGCACGCCCGACGCCTGGGTCCTGGCGGCACTGGCCGATCAGGAAACCCTGCTGATCGATCACAAGAACTGCGAGTTCAAGGCCGCCAGCACGGCGCTGAGCCTGATTGCCAAGTACCACGCCCATGTCGACCTGATCAACATGATGTCGCGCTTGGCCCGGGAAGAACTGGTGCACCACGAGCAAGTCATGCGCATCATGAAACGACGCAAGATCGAGTTGCGTCAGCTGCACGCCGGCCGCTACGCCTCGGGCCTGCGCAAGGTGGTGCGCAGCCACGAACCGGTGAAACTGGTGGATACGCTGGTGGTTGGTGCTTTCATCGAAGCGCGCAGTTGCGAACGCTTTGAAGCATTGGTGCCGCATCTGGACGAAGAACTGGGCAAGTTTTATTTCGGTTTGCTGAAAAGCGAGGCGCGGCACTTTCAGGGTTATCTCAAATTGGCCTATCAGTATGGTGATGCTAAGGATGTCGCGCAGGTGATCGACCGCGTCCGTGCGGTCGAGCAGGAACTGATCGAATCGCCGGACGAGGAATTCCGCTTCCACAGCGGTGTGCCCGCCTGA
- the glsB gene encoding glutaminase B — translation MQALLNEILDAVRPLIGQGKVADYIPALGTVPANQLGIAVYSNDGEMYCAGDAETPFSVQSISKVFSLVQAIDHSGEAIWERLGHEPSGQPFNSLVQLEFERGRPRNPFINAGALVICDINQSRFAAPTLSMRDFVRRLSGNPQIMIDGKVADSEYQHRARNAAMAYLMQSFGNFHNDVEAVLRSYFSHCALRMNCIDLARAFCFLANDGFCKHSGEQILTRRQTQQVNSIMATSGLYDEAGNFAYRVGLPGKSGVGGGIVAVVPGQFSVCVWSPELNAAGNSLAGMAALELLSSRIGWSVF, via the coding sequence ATGCAAGCGCTGTTGAACGAGATCCTTGACGCCGTCCGGCCCCTGATCGGGCAGGGCAAAGTTGCTGACTATATCCCCGCCCTCGGCACGGTGCCGGCCAACCAGTTGGGCATCGCCGTGTACAGTAACGATGGCGAAATGTATTGCGCCGGCGACGCTGAAACGCCGTTCTCGGTGCAGAGTATTTCCAAGGTATTCAGCCTGGTGCAGGCCATCGATCACTCCGGCGAAGCGATCTGGGAACGGCTTGGTCACGAGCCTTCTGGCCAGCCGTTCAACTCGCTGGTGCAACTGGAATTCGAGCGCGGCCGCCCGCGCAATCCGTTCATCAATGCCGGGGCGCTGGTGATCTGCGACATCAACCAGTCGCGCTTCGCTGCGCCGACACTGTCGATGCGCGACTTCGTCCGGCGTCTGTCGGGCAACCCGCAGATCATGATCGACGGCAAGGTCGCCGACTCCGAATATCAGCATCGCGCGCGTAATGCGGCGATGGCGTATCTGATGCAGTCTTTCGGCAACTTTCACAACGATGTCGAAGCGGTGTTGCGTAGCTATTTCAGCCATTGCGCGCTGCGCATGAACTGCATCGATCTGGCCCGGGCGTTCTGCTTTCTGGCCAATGACGGGTTCTGCAAGCACAGCGGCGAGCAGATACTGACGCGCCGCCAGACCCAACAGGTCAACTCGATCATGGCCACCAGCGGTTTGTACGACGAGGCAGGCAATTTCGCCTATCGCGTCGGCCTGCCGGGCAAGAGCGGGGTCGGCGGCGGCATCGTTGCGGTGGTGCCGGGGCAGTTCAGCGTGTGCGTGTGGTCGCCGGAGTTGAATGCGGCCGGCAACTCGCTGGCGGGGATGGCGGCGCTGGAACTGCTGAGCTCGCGGATTGGCTGGTCGGTGTTCTGA
- the cynS gene encoding cyanase: MQQSHAYNDNSLALATRVLDAKAKKDLSWQDLADGTGLSLAYVTAALLGQHPLPKNAAQVVGDKLDLSADDVAALQIIPLRGSLSGVPTDPTIYRFYEMIQIYGTTLKALVHEQFGDGIISAINFKLDIKKVEDPEGGSRAVVTLDGKFLPLRPF; this comes from the coding sequence ATGCAACAGTCCCACGCCTACAACGACAACAGCCTGGCCCTGGCCACCCGCGTTCTCGACGCCAAGGCGAAAAAAGATCTGTCGTGGCAGGATCTTGCTGACGGCACCGGCCTCAGCCTGGCCTACGTCACCGCCGCCCTGCTCGGCCAGCATCCGCTGCCGAAAAACGCTGCTCAAGTGGTCGGCGACAAGCTCGACCTCAGCGCCGATGACGTCGCCGCTCTGCAAATCATTCCTTTGCGTGGCAGCCTCAGCGGCGTGCCGACCGACCCGACCATCTACCGTTTTTACGAAATGATCCAGATCTACGGCACCACGCTGAAAGCGCTGGTTCACGAGCAGTTCGGTGACGGCATCATCAGTGCGATCAACTTCAAACTGGACATCAAGAAAGTCGAAGACCCGGAAGGCGGCTCCCGCGCGGTGGTGACGCTCGACGGCAAATTCCTGCCGCTGCGCCCGTTCTAA
- a CDS encoding carbonic anhydrase — protein MKALIDGFLKFQNEAFPQRSELFKHLATTQQPGTLFITCSDSRVVPELLTQQEPGELFVIRNAGNIVPSYSPHPGGVSATVEYAVAVLGVSDIVICGHSDCGAMTAIAQCKCMDHLPAVSGWLQHAESAKVMNEARVHGSDAAKLSSMVRENVIAQLANIQTHPSVRLAQEQGRLNLHGWVYDIETGSIDALSSDRRTFVPLVEQPETCAISAKTSNAA, from the coding sequence ATGAAAGCCCTGATCGACGGTTTCCTGAAATTCCAGAACGAAGCCTTCCCGCAACGCAGCGAGCTGTTCAAACATCTGGCCACGACTCAGCAACCCGGCACGCTGTTCATCACCTGTTCCGACAGTCGCGTGGTGCCTGAGCTGCTGACCCAGCAAGAGCCCGGCGAACTGTTCGTGATCCGTAACGCCGGCAATATCGTGCCCTCCTACAGCCCGCATCCGGGCGGGGTCTCGGCGACAGTGGAGTATGCGGTGGCGGTACTGGGAGTGAGCGATATCGTGATTTGCGGCCACTCCGATTGCGGCGCAATGACGGCAATTGCCCAGTGCAAATGCATGGATCATCTGCCCGCTGTCAGTGGCTGGCTGCAGCATGCCGAGTCGGCGAAGGTGATGAACGAAGCGCGCGTGCATGGCAGCGACGCGGCGAAATTGAGTTCGATGGTGCGCGAGAATGTGATCGCGCAACTGGCGAATATCCAGACCCACCCGAGTGTGCGCCTGGCCCAGGAGCAAGGGCGGCTGAATCTGCATGGCTGGGTGTATGACATCGAGACCGGCTCGATCGACGCGCTCTCTTCCGATCGCCGCACCTTTGTGCCGCTGGTCGAGCAACCTGAGACTTGCGCGATCAGCGCTAAGACTTCCAACGCAGCCTGA
- a CDS encoding DNA topoisomerase III: MRLYLCEKPSQAKDIAAVLGARRRGDGCWLGTDVTVTWCIGHLLETAPPDAYDARYKRWVLADLPIIPDKWKMTVKPRTASQYKAVKRLLGEASELIIATDADREGEMIARELVEHCRYRGPIRRLWLSALDEASIRKALAALKPGAETFSLYHSALGRSRADWLIGMNMSRLFTLLGRQSGYQGVLPVGRVQTPTLRLVVDRDRSIADFVPVPFWAIDVELLHNGTAFSAQWRAPADICDDQDRCLNQALAQQAAAAISSADSARVIKLKTERMREVAPLPFDLGTLQEVCSKKLGLGAQETLDIAQALYETYKVITYPRSDCGFLPLSQHSEAPSILTALRQADPSLEVLQGFLEPQRRSRAWNDAKVSAHHGIIPTIAAKNLERLTGKHRAVYTLIRARYLAQFLPNHEYDRTQADFDCNGQALRAVGKQIIEAGWKRALPEALAPAKGREAPAPQTLPTLSQGVECAVAKVNLKDLWTQPPKPYTEGDLIKAMKNVAKLVEDPLLKQKLKDTTGIGTEATRASIIQGLLDRGYLVKNGKALAATPAAFSLIDAVPRAIADPGTTAIWEQALDMVQSGEMSLEEFVTKQAAWMSKQVSRCSALSLTISGPPPAGKAAAPWKKKRKSTASKAAGTRKRTARPATR, from the coding sequence ATGCGGCTGTACCTCTGTGAAAAACCTTCCCAGGCCAAAGACATTGCGGCCGTGCTCGGCGCTAGGCGTCGCGGCGACGGCTGCTGGTTGGGGACGGATGTCACAGTGACCTGGTGCATCGGCCATTTGCTCGAAACCGCGCCGCCGGATGCCTACGACGCTCGCTACAAACGCTGGGTGCTGGCCGATCTGCCGATCATTCCGGACAAGTGGAAAATGACCGTCAAGCCGCGCACCGCCAGCCAGTACAAAGCGGTGAAGCGTCTGCTTGGCGAGGCCAGCGAACTGATCATCGCCACCGACGCCGACCGTGAGGGCGAGATGATCGCCCGGGAACTGGTCGAGCACTGCCGCTATCGCGGGCCGATCCGCCGCTTGTGGCTGTCGGCGCTGGACGAGGCGTCGATTCGCAAGGCCTTGGCCGCGCTGAAACCGGGAGCCGAAACATTCAGCCTGTATCACTCGGCGCTGGGCCGTTCACGCGCGGACTGGCTGATCGGCATGAACATGAGTCGACTGTTCACCTTGCTGGGCCGTCAGTCGGGTTATCAGGGCGTGCTGCCTGTGGGCCGAGTGCAGACGCCTACCCTGCGACTGGTGGTCGACCGCGACCGCAGCATCGCCGATTTCGTCCCCGTACCGTTCTGGGCAATCGATGTGGAACTGCTGCACAACGGCACAGCGTTTAGCGCGCAATGGCGCGCACCAGCGGATATTTGTGATGATCAGGATCGCTGCCTGAATCAGGCGTTGGCGCAACAAGCAGCGGCGGCGATCAGCAGTGCAGACAGCGCACGGGTGATCAAGCTGAAAACCGAGCGCATGCGCGAAGTGGCGCCCCTGCCCTTCGATCTCGGCACCTTGCAGGAAGTCTGCTCGAAAAAGCTTGGCCTTGGCGCGCAGGAGACCCTCGACATCGCCCAAGCCCTTTACGAAACCTACAAAGTCATCACCTATCCGCGCAGTGATTGCGGCTTTCTGCCGTTGAGCCAACACAGTGAGGCGCCATCGATCCTCACCGCATTGCGTCAGGCCGATCCGAGCCTTGAAGTGTTGCAGGGTTTTCTCGAACCGCAGCGGCGCTCGCGAGCCTGGAATGACGCCAAGGTCAGCGCTCACCACGGCATCATTCCCACCATCGCCGCGAAGAACCTCGAACGTCTGACCGGCAAGCATCGCGCGGTGTACACGCTGATTCGCGCGCGCTACCTGGCGCAGTTCCTGCCCAATCACGAATATGATCGCACCCAGGCCGATTTCGATTGCAACGGGCAGGCGTTGCGCGCGGTGGGCAAGCAGATCATCGAAGCGGGCTGGAAGCGTGCACTGCCAGAGGCATTGGCCCCGGCCAAGGGCCGCGAAGCCCCCGCGCCGCAAACCTTGCCGACCCTTAGCCAGGGCGTCGAATGCGCTGTGGCGAAAGTGAATCTCAAGGATTTGTGGACGCAACCGCCAAAACCCTACACCGAAGGCGATCTGATCAAGGCGATGAAGAACGTCGCCAAACTGGTCGAGGATCCGCTGCTCAAACAGAAACTCAAGGACACCACCGGCATCGGCACGGAAGCTACCCGCGCATCGATCATCCAAGGGCTGCTGGATCGTGGTTATCTGGTGAAGAACGGCAAGGCACTGGCGGCGACACCTGCGGCGTTCAGCCTGATCGATGCGGTACCGCGCGCGATCGCCGATCCCGGCACTACGGCGATCTGGGAACAGGCGCTGGACATGGTGCAAAGCGGCGAGATGAGTCTGGAAGAATTCGTCACCAAACAGGCTGCGTGGATGAGCAAGCAGGTCAGCCGCTGCTCAGCCCTCAGCCTGACCATCAGCGGCCCGCCGCCTGCCGGCAAAGCCGCAGCGCCGTGGAAAAAAAAGCGCAAGTCGACGGCCAGCAAAGCCGCCGGTACGCGCAAACGCACGGCGCGTCCGGCGACTCGCTGA
- a CDS encoding aldehyde dehydrogenase family protein gives MSLALERLVAGTPIPFAGNRVTVVSPELAARFQPGDHLLVEQVSGELLLIPVADQQAASVAIERAAAAFTALSAVSDEAISQFFDLFAQRLESPECWTQIEAANRADIERAKARGRSTTRLLADERMRRDMIAGLRAWRDAPPTRGKVISSVEHDGWKVEQVVSPLGIVAFVFEGRPNVFADAAGVLRTGNTAVLRIGSDALGTAQAIVTHALNPALAEAGLPVGAVSLVESVNHAAGWAMFADRRLSLAVARGSGRAVSQLGSIAQQAGTAVSLHGTGGAWLIADRDADTTRFAAVVRNSLDRKVCNTLNVCLIQRERADELVPLFLNALKDAGTARGQGCKLHIVAGSESCLPSEWQNATVEVYRAEGYQTEALAESLPESELGREWEWEETPEVSLMIVDDLDQAIALFNRYSPQFTVSLISEDAAVQERFYNAVNAPFVGNGITRWVDGQYALNKPELGLSNWESGRLFARSAILSGDGVFTVRSRMTQVDLTVKR, from the coding sequence ATGTCTCTTGCGCTCGAACGTCTAGTCGCTGGCACGCCGATCCCTTTCGCTGGTAACCGCGTCACCGTGGTCAGCCCCGAACTGGCCGCGCGGTTTCAGCCCGGTGACCATTTGCTGGTCGAGCAGGTCAGTGGCGAGTTGTTGCTGATCCCCGTGGCTGATCAACAGGCCGCCTCGGTGGCAATCGAGCGTGCGGCTGCGGCATTCACAGCGTTGTCGGCGGTGTCCGATGAAGCCATCAGCCAGTTTTTCGATCTGTTTGCTCAGCGCCTGGAAAGTCCTGAATGCTGGACGCAGATCGAAGCCGCCAACCGCGCCGACATCGAGCGAGCCAAGGCGCGCGGTCGCTCGACCACACGCTTGCTCGCTGATGAACGCATGCGCCGCGACATGATTGCCGGGCTGCGCGCCTGGCGTGATGCGCCACCGACCCGGGGCAAAGTGATCAGCAGTGTTGAGCACGATGGCTGGAAGGTTGAGCAAGTGGTCTCGCCGCTGGGCATCGTCGCCTTTGTCTTCGAAGGCCGACCCAACGTCTTTGCCGACGCCGCCGGGGTGTTGCGCACCGGTAATACGGCTGTGCTGCGCATCGGCAGCGATGCGTTGGGCACTGCGCAAGCCATCGTCACTCACGCCTTGAACCCGGCGCTGGCCGAAGCCGGTTTGCCGGTGGGGGCGGTGTCGTTGGTCGAAAGTGTCAATCATGCTGCCGGTTGGGCGATGTTTGCCGACCGGCGTCTGTCGCTGGCGGTGGCGCGCGGCTCGGGCCGTGCGGTCAGTCAGTTGGGCAGCATTGCTCAGCAGGCCGGCACTGCCGTCAGCCTGCACGGCACCGGCGGCGCGTGGCTGATCGCCGACCGTGACGCCGACACTACACGCTTTGCGGCGGTGGTGCGCAACTCGCTGGACCGCAAGGTCTGCAACACCCTGAACGTCTGTCTGATTCAGCGCGAACGCGCCGATGAGCTGGTGCCGCTGTTCCTCAATGCCTTGAAAGACGCCGGTACTGCGCGCGGCCAAGGCTGCAAATTGCACATCGTCGCGGGCAGTGAAAGTTGCCTGCCAAGCGAATGGCAGAACGCAACAGTCGAGGTTTATCGCGCCGAGGGTTACCAGACCGAAGCGCTGGCCGAGTCTTTGCCCGAGTCGGAGCTGGGCCGCGAGTGGGAATGGGAAGAAACCCCGGAAGTCAGCCTGATGATTGTCGATGATCTGGATCAGGCGATTGCGCTGTTCAACCGTTACAGCCCGCAATTCACCGTGTCGTTGATCAGCGAGGATGCGGCGGTTCAGGAGCGCTTCTACAACGCGGTGAATGCGCCGTTCGTAGGCAACGGCATCACCCGTTGGGTCGATGGCCAGTACGCGTTGAACAAGCCGGAACTGGGCCTTTCGAACTGGGAGAGCGGGCGCCTGTTTGCGCGCAGTGCGATTCTTTCCGGGGATGGCGTGTTTACCGTGCGTAGCCGGATGACTCAGGTTGATCTCACGGTGAAACGCTGA
- a CDS encoding response regulator — MDNLGFGRVLLVEDDERLAALIAHFLEQHGYEVRTVHRGDLAMAAFLEFKPKVLVLDLMLPGQSGLQVCREIRSVSDTPIVILTAKEDDLDHILGLESGADDYVIKPIKPPVLLARLRALQRRQTPDTSVVSFLEFGQLSIDRSCREVRLTGDLIELTTMEFELLWLLASAAGKILSRDDILSRMRGIAFDGLNRSVDVYISKLRNKLKDNPREPVCIKTVWGKGYLFNPFAWEL; from the coding sequence ATGGATAACCTGGGTTTCGGCAGAGTTCTGCTGGTCGAAGACGATGAGCGTCTCGCCGCACTGATCGCACACTTTCTTGAGCAACATGGCTACGAGGTGCGCACGGTGCATCGCGGCGATCTGGCCATGGCTGCATTCCTGGAATTCAAGCCGAAAGTGCTGGTGCTCGACCTGATGTTGCCGGGGCAGAGCGGTTTGCAGGTCTGCCGGGAAATTCGCAGTGTCTCGGACACGCCGATCGTGATCCTCACCGCCAAGGAAGACGATCTCGATCACATCCTCGGTCTGGAATCCGGCGCTGACGATTACGTGATCAAACCGATCAAACCGCCGGTGTTGCTCGCGCGGCTGCGGGCGTTGCAACGGCGGCAGACGCCGGACACCAGCGTTGTCAGTTTCCTCGAGTTCGGGCAATTGAGCATCGACCGCAGTTGCCGGGAAGTGCGCCTGACCGGTGACCTGATCGAGCTGACCACCATGGAGTTCGAATTGCTCTGGTTGCTCGCCAGCGCGGCGGGCAAGATTCTTTCCCGCGATGACATTCTCAGTCGCATGCGCGGCATTGCCTTCGACGGCCTCAATCGCAGCGTCGACGTCTACATCAGCAAGTTGCGCAACAAGCTTAAGGACAACCCTCGCGAGCCGGTGTGCATCAAGACCGTGTGGGGCAAGGGCTATCTGTTCAATCCATTCGCGTGGGAGCTCTAG